The following are encoded together in the Candidatus Manganitrophus noduliformans genome:
- the msrA gene encoding peptide-methionine (S)-S-oxide reductase MsrA, with amino-acid sequence MAAHPSENAAAPGAGREMATFAGGCFWCMVPPFDQLKGVVSVTSGYTGGHVENPTYQQVTGGGTGHAEAVRIVYDPDLIGYDKLLAIFWLNIDPVAINRQFCDSGEQYRSEIFYHGETQKRLAEESKAAIEKSGRFREPIATKITAASEFYPAEDYHQDFYKKSPVRYKFYRYLCGRDQRLEELWGKAQAGH; translated from the coding sequence ATGGCCGCGCACCCGTCGGAAAACGCCGCGGCGCCGGGCGCCGGGAGGGAGATGGCGACCTTCGCGGGGGGCTGTTTTTGGTGCATGGTTCCCCCTTTCGATCAACTGAAAGGGGTGGTCTCCGTGACGTCCGGCTATACCGGCGGCCATGTCGAGAATCCCACCTATCAGCAGGTCACGGGCGGGGGAACGGGACACGCCGAGGCGGTGCGGATCGTTTATGACCCCGATCTCATCGGTTACGACAAATTGCTGGCGATTTTCTGGCTGAACATCGATCCGGTCGCCATCAACCGCCAGTTTTGCGACTCCGGGGAGCAGTACCGGAGCGAAATTTTCTATCACGGAGAGACGCAAAAGCGCCTGGCGGAGGAGTCGAAAGCGGCCATCGAAAAATCGGGGCGCTTTCGGGAGCCGATCGCGACGAAGATCACCGCCGCCTCCGAATTCTATCCGGCGGAGGATTATCACCAGGATTTCTATAAAAAGAGTCCGGTCCGCTACAAGTTTTATCGTTATCTCTGCGGGCGGGACCAGCGTCTCGAGGAATTGTGGGGAAAGGCTCAGGCGGGGCACTGA